In Aethina tumida isolate Nest 87 chromosome 2, icAetTumi1.1, whole genome shotgun sequence, the DNA window GTCACTTTGATCGTGGTCGAAGAGAATTTTTTTGTGGAATTAAGTTGAGACGCGTCTCCGGCAGTGAAACAACAAGTGTTTTCAGGCTGAGATACTGATAGCCAGATTCAGATATTTTGCGAGTCCGCACACCACCCGTTGAAATCACCCgagaaaatttcaatactatgGCCGCCGTCGCTGCTGCACAAAAGAACCGCGAGATGTTCGCCATCAAGAAGTCGTACAGCATTGAGGTAAGTTTCATTTAAttgtctatttaaatttttaatacaagatCAGGATCAAAAGATATTATTAGTACTTAATATTGGATCttcattatttgtattaaaagtttcttttcactttaattttattatatcctaatttaataaggaaaacattatataattacttttattatgagTAGAATTTCCacagaaatttttgaattaaaaattatgatcaagatccaaaaatattattggtatttaaagttgaatcttccttatttatattaagtttcttattacattaaatttattactttctaattaattaagaaaaatattatctaatcaCCTATATTATAAGTAgaatttttctcaaatttttaagtaaaaaattatgatcaagatccaaaaatattatggatatttaatgttggatcttcattatttatattaaaaaaattattaaatttattatattctaatctaataagaaaaatataagtacaattttcattcaaatttttaaactaaaaattattattaaaaagtaaaaatggtattcttaaataaaaattggcacagttttaatctgtaataaaattttggaaatgaaaacaatgaagcatatttaaacatttcttaaatatgcatgttttaaaaagatttttggaatctttattaatatattaaaaaatcaaaaatataaagaaattagtgtttaaaagatatcaaacaattttttatttattttatttaataatttatatctatttatttaaaataatttaaaccaaaaaaaaaaaaaatatttttaataaagtcaaTTAAGGCAAATTAtctttctatttataattaaatttttaaatttttttcgtcATATAAATATGTCAATCATTAAAGATTTGCAgatcataaaattaagaccATTAATTTACAGAACTTATGCAACTTTCCCGAATGGTATTCAAACagtcaattaattatacaaacaataataaaatgttgattataCACCGACGTAAGGAACGACCATAAAATCAACGTTCACAAAATCGTAAAAATCAATCTTTAATTACACAATTGCTAAATCtccaactaaataattaatttaaataaataatccgtATGTACTCAGCTaagaatacaataattattctgATAATATACAGTTacgaaatgtataaaatatcaagGTCTTGCTAATAAGGTAAATATTGccgttttgaaattataataatatcgaTTGCCCctgaatgtttaaaaactaatttcgtAAAAATCAGTTACGTATATTCAGAGTAATTTACGTCGGTTTGTTATTGTCGCCATGGTTCATTGATGGGTTTTAACACCGAAACCAGTTTTACCAGTATTTCACAAATTATaacacttaataataaattttaatcgttaATTACGGTAGCAAATAATTACGTCAAGCGGAGCAATCAAACTTCCCacctgaatttattattattattattattattattaatatctcgAACATATGGTAAGATCACGGTCGTGTAACTGATCAATTGCTCCGGGCTATGTAAATGTACTCCGGCCTTGCTGAAGGGACATACTGAGATAGTTGACAGTATCCGCCCCCTATGATCGAAGGTCGTATCGGAGCCGTGCCCCCGgaagtaatttgtttaatcatttttgCCTAATTACCAGAGTGATAACCTGACACACGCACGACGCTTCTTTCGATCGTTGTGATTAGCAAAGAACATCTGAAACCGACTGGTTTCCTGCTCACAAAGCGTTTAGACGCTCCAATGCTTTGAATTAAGTCATTTTCCTTTTCCGATTCGTCAAAGTTCTGCTTAAGTTCTCGAAATAAAAGTTGGAAAGCAATTTCCTGATCGTTTCCTGCGCGTCAGAGACAAAGCGACGATTATTCCTAACTGCATGTTCGCTTCCAGAATGGATATCCGGCAAGACGTCGCTCCCTTGTGGACGATGCCCGTTTTGAGACCCTGGTGGTGAAGCAAACCAAGCAATCCGTGCTGGACGAAGCCCGTCTCAGGTCTAATGGTGAGTAATTAAACTGGATGTCGcatgttcaaattaaatttctttgtgaGCACCAGTTTTTATTTGGCACCTTTTAGCATGATGAATGTTGCATGTGTGTCGTTTCCTTGTTGTAGACTCTAGCTGCGAGCCCGATATCGAATATGACGACAAGCCCATGGAAAAATCTGCCGAACAACAGCAGAATGATGACGGTAAGTCACTTGAATTTATTGCCTGAGTGCGGATCCGTCCAGAATAAGAATTCCATTTGGTCGGATTCTCCCGCGATATTTCCACAGCTTAAAGGCCAAATGGAGGGTGAAAATTGAAGTACAACATTAAAAGGACGGACGAGGTTCAAATGTCTTTATGTACTTTTGCCGCTCAATGAAATTACGGCCGTCCTTTTGTGTGCGCCACTTCGACAGTAATTTTtttcctgttaaaaatggaattacattgtaaaatttagtcaaGTTCACACCAATTATGCCAAGTTCTTTTACGCGGTTTCAAGGCTGGCGCAACGCAATATctacacaaataaattaacagaaccgtatatttttttataagacGATCGGTTTAAGcgaattaatgattaatttgtaaaaaattgctgGCCTTCGAATAACTCACTCGTGTTCGGTATTtctttattagattaattactCGTTAACGTTCATTATTGACATAAGGGGAATCTGTTTCATCACAAATCTATGTATGTAAATGTCCACTTTGACAACttacttaataattagtagattttaaaaatactataattacTGACGTGTGTATATCGTCACAGATATTACTCTGACCGAAGAGGAAGTAGTTCTCCAAAATGCCATCAGCGAAGGACCGGAGGCTGAGAAGGCCACCCAAAAAGCGGCTTTCATCCTCCGCCTCCGCGAAGGAATGAACTCGTTGTCCCGCGTCTTGAAGGCGATCGAAAAGTACAGCGGATCCGTCTGCCACTTGGAAACTCGCCCCAACAACAAGGAAAACAACCAATTGGATGCCCTCATCAAAGTTGAAATGTCTCGCGTCAGCCTCTTGCAATTGATCAAGTCTCTGCGTCAATCCAACTCTTTGGACCATGTCACCTTGATCGGAGAAGACAACATCTCCGCCAAAAACCCGTGGTTCCCGAGACACGCCAGCGAATTGGATAACTGCAACCATCTGATGACCAAGTATGAGCCCGACCTTGACATGAACCATCCCGGCTTCGCCGACAAGGAATACAGAGCTAGACGCAAGGAAATCGCCGAAATTGCTTTCGCCTACAAATAGTAAGTCGCCCCAACTGCTCAACTCAAGAACAAGTCTAAACTTTTTTTGTTGCTCCAGTGGTGACCCAGTCCCATACATCGAATACACCGAAACCGAGAACAAGACCTGGAAATCGGTCTTCAACACCGTGGTCGACTTGATGCCAAAGCATGCTTGCGCCGAATACCAACGAGTCTTCAGGCGTCTGCAAGAGGAGGGCATCTTCAACCCCGAGCACATTCCCCAGCTCGAGGAAATGTCCAACTTCTTGGCCAAGAGCACCGGTTTCACCCTCAGACCGGCCGCCGGCCTTTTGACCGCCCGCGATTTCCTTGCCTCCTTGGCTTTCCGCATCTTCCAGAGCACCCAATACGTCAGACACATCAACTCCCCCTTCCACACCCCCGAACCGTAAGTACCTTTTTTTTGGTTAAATACGACCGTGATTTCGCCTCTTGAAGGAAGGAGACTGTTACAAGCGTGAAAATCTCCGCTGCACCGACAATTTAGCCGAAGTCTGTGTAGTCAAAGACccgaattaattacattagagTCCCATTATGAGTTCATAATTGGCTCCGTTAATGGCGCAATTTCAATCTGCAACGATGAGACCGCCGTTCGTTATCGGAGACAATCTTCCAGAGGCGGATTTAAAATTCGATATTGATACTTTTTAAGCGTATCGGAATTGGAATTTAACTGAtcggattttatttttacgtttCTAGTGATTGCATCCACGAAATCC includes these proteins:
- the LOC109599398 gene encoding tyrosine 3-monooxygenase, which encodes MAAVAAAQKNREMFAIKKSYSIENGYPARRRSLVDDARFETLVVKQTKQSVLDEARLRSNDSSCEPDIEYDDKPMEKSAEQQQNDDDITLTEEEVVLQNAISEGPEAEKATQKAAFILRLREGMNSLSRVLKAIEKYSGSVCHLETRPNNKENNQLDALIKVEMSRVSLLQLIKSLRQSNSLDHVTLIGEDNISAKNPWFPRHASELDNCNHLMTKYEPDLDMNHPGFADKEYRARRKEIAEIAFAYKYGDPVPYIEYTETENKTWKSVFNTVVDLMPKHACAEYQRVFRRLQEEGIFNPEHIPQLEEMSNFLAKSTGFTLRPAAGLLTARDFLASLAFRIFQSTQYVRHINSPFHTPEPDCIHEILGHMPLLADPSFAQFSQEIGLASLGASDEEIEKLSTVYWFTVEFGLCKEDGAVKAYGAGLLSAYGELLHALSDKPEHRAFEPASTAVQPYQDQEYQPIYYVAESFDDMKDKFRRWVSSMSRPFEVRFNPHTGRVEVLDSVEKLESLVHQLNTEVLHLSNAINKMKGPSL